The DNA segment TATTTTATTAATATATTATTTATAAAAAATGGTAAAGCACGTCTAGCAGCTATAATATTTCTAATTCTTGGAATCACTACCGCGGTATTATTAGTAAATAATTATATCGAATTTAGAGGCTACACAAATTTATTATCAATAGAAAGCGCGTCGACATTTTTATCCAATTTAGCTAGTATTTCTATTACAAACCTGTATTTGCTATTTAATATATTTAGTTGGACGTATGAAAAATACTTGGTTATTTTAACCGTTCTCTCATTTATTTATCTTTTATTAAAAACAGTGAGTTGCAAACGTGTATACTGCTTTGAAGTCTCAATATTGCTATTCAGTATCTTATTCTACTTAGCGGTTTTATATATCAACCCAGCTAAAGTAAGTTTGAATATTGGGTGGAAATATCTTTTACCTTCAATATTTGGATTATTAGTTGTTAAAGCATTCTTAATATCTGATTTAATAGAGTTAGTAAAATTAAATTTAACTTATAAACTCTCTAAAATTAATTCAAACAACTATTATAGCTTCTACTATAAAGACATCCTAACAGTAATCTTCATAATCCTAATTTTGTTACTACCTCTATATTACGCGGCTTCCGAGGATAACTTCTATAAGAGATATGTAAATGTGACTCAATACGAATACGATAGTTTAAGACAGGCCTCGTTAGTGTTAAAAAATTTGAAACAAGCTAATGAAAGCACTGTTCTAACCCCTTTTATTTATCAGGTGAGTATATGGACTGATTTTAAATTTGAAGAGTACTACTCTTTTCCAAAGAATAACGTAACGCTTACAACTTTATTGAATGAAATATTATTTGATTATATTATAGTCTCAGATTGGTGGCGTTACCATCCCTATGATATTATTCAAGATAGGAGTTATCAGCTAATATACTCAGTAACGGATATTATTAATAAGACGACGCGAATATATAAATTAGTATAAAATAAGTTATAGAGAGTTCATATTACCTTGGTTTCAGTTTGTTAATTACGGATTTAACAAGCGAAGTGAATGCTTCATCAACTTTTTCACCGGTTTTCGCGCTGGTTTCAAAATAATACGTGCAGCCTATTTCTTTCATTATTTTTTCAATTTTAGAGTCTGTGACTTCAATAGCTACTTTTAAGTCGCTTTTATTACCTAATACTACACAAGGTATATCCGGCTTGCTATATTCTCTAACTTTTAGAATCCAAGATTTAAGATTCTCCAATGTTTTAATTCTAGTTAAATCGAAAACGGCTATACAACCGTCAGCTCCCCTAAAATAATTTCTATGCATCAGCTCCCAGCCTTTCTGCCCGGCTATATCCCAGATGGATAAATCTACAACTTTATTATTTATAGTTAATTGTTTATGGTATATGTCGACGCCTAAGGTTGGGAGGTACTCTGTTTTGAATTTCTCTTGTATAAAACTGCGGACTAGACTTGTTTTCCCAACAGCCGCGTCTCCTACTATAATTATTTTAAGAATATACTTGCCTTCCATATATAACCTCTTTTTAACAAAGTTTTTATTATAACTTTTACTCTTAATATTTACTGAAATTCTAATATACTTATGTTTTCAAAGTATGTTAGTTTAATTTAAACGGTGGTTGTGTGACCGAGGATTGGGAGACTCAGTGGAGTAGAACATGGTCTAACGTGCCTTTATGGTGGGCGATACTCTGGAGGGGGTATAGGAAACTTTTAAAAGAGGTTGATTTAGATTCACCTAAGATAATGGAGCTGGGTTGCGGTAGCGGTAGAACCTCGCTAGCTTTAGCTAAATTATTTCGAGGAGAGGTTACTTTAGTTGATAACTCTAAAGCTGCTATAAGTAAAGCTAAGCAGACTTTTCGCAATCAGAATATTAAAACTAAGTTTATTATAGGCGACTTGTTTTCACTGAGATTGAAGGGGGGATATGACCTTGTTCATAGTGAGGGTTTAATCGAGCATTTTAAAGGTGAGCGGCTGGATGAATTGATTAAACTGCACTGTTCACTATGTAACTCTAAAGGTTATGTGATTATTTTCGCTCCAACACCTTCTAAAATCTATAAGACATGGAGGTTTCTCCAAGAACGATTAGGAGTATGGTATTATGGAGATGAAAAACCTATGATGGAGGATGAGCTTAAAAACTTATGTGAACGAAACGGGCTTCACGTTGTAAAAACTGTGAAAACACCTTTTCAAGTAGGTGTTTTATGTAAACCTTCAACTTAGATTTAATATATTTTGAAGGTGAGAGGCTTGAAGATTATGCTTATCGCTCCTCCTCTTAACTTTAGGAGGAGTTTCAAAGAACTTTATGAAGAGTATACATGTGATGGAAGCCTCCCCCCGATGGGTTTAATGTATTTAACTGCTGTTCTTAGAAACAAAGGCTTCCAAGTGAAGCTGTTCGATTTAACAGCTATACCAACTACACCGGAATCTTTTAGAAAACTTGTTGAAGACTATAACCCTGATATAGTAGGATTCTCGATTATCGCCGACGCTGTAAATACAAGTATGATACTGGCTGGTGTGGTTAAAAAAGTGAATCCGAATTGCCTTGTTATAGGAGGGGGGATTTCACCTACATTCTTATACCATGAAATTTTATCTAACTGCCCCTATTTTGATATAATAGTGCGAGGGGAGGGGGAGTATGCGCTACTTGAGATAGTGGAGCTGGCTGATAAAAACATGTTATGGAGTAATATAAATAATTTGAAGGGGGTCGCCTACCGAGCTAATGGTGTAGTTAAAATTAATGAGGGCGTCAACATTATCAAAAAGCTTGATGAACTTCCTATACCTGATAGATCCGCACTCACATTTAATTACACTTATCAATTCGGTCAATTAGAGCTCAGCTCTAAAAAATTCACGACTATATTGACATCTAGAGGCTGCCCATTTCAATGCAGGTTTTGCGCTTGCTCAGCTTTTACTCAATCAACTTATAGAGCTAGATCGCCTGAAAAAGTACTAGATGAATTCGAGTATATTTACAGTGAAGGGTATCGTCAGGTGTTAATCACAGACGACCATTTCTTTCTAACCCCTAAAAGAACAATCAGTATTTTGAAAGGCTTAAGGGAGAGACATATAGATATGGATATTATTTGTGAGAGTAGAGTGGATTTCGCAAGATCTGAAGTGTTAAAAGAGGCTTACAAAAGCGGTGTTAAAACAATTTTCTACGGTATGGAGTCTGGGAGCCAGAAGATACTAGACTATTATCAGAAGAAGATAACTGTTTCCCAGATTTACGAGGCTGTTGAAAAAACCAGAAACGCGGGTATTAACATGATAGTAGGCTCGTTTATGTTCGGTGCGCCTGGTGAAACATGGGAGGATATGCTTCTAACTGTGAAGCTGATTTTAAGCCTCGACTTAGATGTTCCAATATTGAATATAGTGGATGTTTTACCGGGAACAGATTTATGGTTTGAAGCGGAAAAAAGAGGGATACTACCGGCTGACGCTTGGAGAAAAACGGTGAACGCGGCTAGAATATTCCCGGAGACTGTTCCAGTTGAAAGAATAAAATTTTTGATAGATAAAACATACAGCTTATTTATTAAAAGAGGCCATTATATTGGGAGACAGTTGGTTAGAACTTTCAGCGATGATTGGAGGCGAGGGTTAGTTTATAGAAATTTAAGGAGACTCGGCTTAAGCAGGATAGCGAAAGTTTTCAAAGAATATACTTCTTCACGTCGAATGTATAAATATCAGTTTAAAAATCAAGTTTAGCTTAGACGGTTGGTGAAAAGTGAATAAAAAACCGTTGACTATAAGTTTAACGCTTATTCTAGCTACGACTATTATAATAAGATTGGTTAATATTCTAAGATTTCCTGTTCTACCTACAGCTTTCGACCCGTGGTATCATATCGCTATTATAAACTCTATTATCGAACATGGAGAGGTAAACCTCTCATTATATAGAGGTGGTTTCTTACTTCACTTATTAACCGCTTTAATTACCTTAACAACAGGGGTAAGCGTTTTAGATATAGTTAAATATCTACCTTTATTCATTACTCCTTTAACGGTTTTATCTAGTTATCATCTAGCTAAAAATATCAGTGAAAACCAGAAATTTATTGTTTTAAGTGTTTTCTCATTAACATGCTTATCTGTGAGCTTTATTTTCGCCACCAACCAGTTTTGGCCTGAACTGTTAACTTTACCTTTAACTATTCTAAGTTTAAGTTTTTTTCTAAAAGCTGTTTTCAAAAAAAATAATTTAGCAGCTGTTTTAAGTGTGGTTTTATACACTTTTATAATGTTCACACATGACTTCTCAGCTGTTATGGCTCTTCTAATACTATTGTCAACGATGATTTTTCTAACTTTCACAATGGGTTTAGTTTCAAAGCAATCTATTATAGTCACTTTATCATGCGGGATTTTGCTAGCTTGTTGGAGTCTGGCGTTCACAACAGCTACAGTTTTATCTAATATTATAGTGAAACTTTATTTTTTAATTCCTGTTTTAGGGTTAATATTCTCAGCTACGATTTACATATTTAGAAAAATTAGAGTTGAAGGCGATTATGAAACTCTAAGGATATCTAAATTTACGTATCCTTTATGGGGTTTCTTCACTTTAATAGGTTTAATTCTAACTATAATAATTGGTTTTATCCCCCCATACTCTTACACGTTAACTTTAACTGTGGAATATCTTGGTTTAGCTTTACCAGGATTCACGATTTTTACATCGCTTATCAGTTTAGGTGCGCTAGTTATATTTCAAAACTATAATAAACAGTCCAGCGCTATTGTAGGTATTACAGCGGGGCCTGTGGCTTTAATTCTGGTTCCTTTAATGATGTACCTGGTAGCGTTGCCTTTAATAGAAACTGAGAGAATCCTAGAATTCGCTTTCATAGGCGGGGCTTTGGTCTCAGGTTTAGGTTTAACTGCTATTTTAGATAAGGTATCCTCAGCTAACTCTATAATGAAGAAAGTTTACGCGATTATTCTAATACCTGCATTATGTGTAACCGCTGTTTCATCCACTGTCTGGGCTTATCCCACACCCAGCGGAGGGTTAAGATACTTGAACTGGAATACCTATTCTGAGCTGGATTTAGCTTTATGGTGTAAAAACTATATTAATGGTCAAACTATAGTCTCTGATTGGCGGATAGGCTATATTTTAACCGGGTTTATGGCTGATCCACCCCATTATAACATTATAGTGAACGCTCTCCTATTATATGAAGATAACAGGAGTTTGGTTATCTCTCTACCTCATAAACTGGGTGTTTACCTAGTTTTAGATGATTGGATGATTATAAACGGGCCTACACAGCCGCCATCATACGGTTTAACTAAACCTCTTGAAAGCTCTAAGAATTATTATGATTCTAGCAGTGAGTACGTGAAAATATATGATAATGGGTATGAGTGGATTTACTTTACGAATTAAAAACTCTTAACTAAACTATGAATGAATTTTTAAGCCTAGATTTAACGCGAGGTTTCTGAAACTCTCTATGGTCTCCGGTATTCTAGCTGAAAGCCATTCTTCACTTAGGGGAGTTGGCTCATAAACGATGATTCTCATATTATTTTTTTCCACTATGAATTCCACTCTCTTAATTAATGAGATATTTTTAAAATTGAATAATAGTTTTGTTAACTGTCGTTGCGCTGGTATTAAACGCATCTTACCTTCTTCGATTGCGCTTTTTTTCCATATAATATTATTATCTACAATTAATTCTAGTTCACCGTACTGGTTTTTAAGATTCTCCTCGTATAATAGGTATCTTCCAGAGATATTTTTATGAAAGTCTATGATCTCGATTTTAGCAATCTCTTCATCTTTAAATATTGTGTAAGCGTTATATGATAAGCTTGTCTTTAAAGCTGATTCGTTTAACTCTATTTCCGTTAGAATATCTAGTTTTTTAGGTTTATTTTCAATTATCTTACTTTTGAATACTGCCTTTAAAAATTCTGTTTCTAATTTTGTAAGCTCAGCTAGTGCACTTTTTAGAGCAGAGTTTTTAAAATATTTTGATTTGATATGGCTGCATAACCTGTTTAAAATAAGATTGAATGGAATTACGATTATGAAGACTATCACCATCAAGTAAATTGTGAATGTTAAAGGCGATAAGGGGACGATGAAAATAAAGTTGTATATGAATGGAAGAAGAATAATTGATATGACAGTTACTAATATCACTTCTATGAAAAGGTGAACTGGGCTTTTTAAAAATTCTTCTAAACGTAAAATTTTATTCTTATTAAATACTGCTTTAAACTCGTTAAGAATACTTGCAATATTTTCACGTTTTAATTTAATTTCGCTGATAATTTTTTCAACACTCATTTAAACCACTAGCCAAAACCGGGTTATTATTAGAGTTTGAGCCTTAAAGATTTTAACTTTATCGGATGGTTCTTCTAAAAACGTCGCGAAAAAACTTAAAATAATTAAAGTCAAATAAAACAAAGTCGAATCCGATTAATGATTTAAAATTTTTCAATATGAAGAAGCTACCAGAATCTCGATAATCGAGAGGCCTATTTTTTTAAAAAACTGTCTTAAAAATGTTTAAAAATAATTCGCACCTCAAAGTGTTAACGGCGAGATAAAATGACTAGAAAGAGAAAAAGTTTATTAAAGAAGTTTTTAATTTCCATAGCCGTAGGGTTTCTCACTTTAGCTACTTCTTTAGCCTTTACAGCCGCCTTGAATTATGGGTTAACTATTCTAACTATTCTTCAATGGCTGTTTATAAGCGCGCCAGGTATTCTTATACTCATCGTTTTAAGCTGAGGGAGTTAAATGAGTTTTAAAAAGAATCTTATAAGAATTATAGTAATTTTGTTCACTATAATTTTAATCTTCGACATAATATTTAGCCTAATCAGAAACATTAATGTAATGCTATTATTTTTCTTCACACCTACAGCAGTCGCCTTCCTTTTATTGAATGCCGGTGAGTTAAAAACTTGGCTTAGGAAAAAATATCGCGGAAACAGACGGGAGATATTATCTGAGAAGTTGATTTGTGAGCTGAGAGTTTTAAATAAACCTTTTATCCCATTAATTAGCCAAATATTCGAAGACTTAAAGCAGACTGATGAAGGTAAGCTGCTGCGATTAAATCAAATATACGGGGAGAAATATTTGAATTCTATAATCGATATTATAAAAAAGTTAGAGGAGTAATTTAATCTTTTAGAATTGATACGTGGGGTAATAGGAGATTATAGGTTTGTTCAATTGTTTCAATTAAAACCCTTGTGCCTGCGGTAACCTCCATGAAACCTGATTCAGAGCGGTATCTTGGAACTATGTGGATGTGGAGGTGTTTTATGCTAGCTCCACTGTTTTCGCCGATGTTAAGCCCTATGTTAAACCCCGGCGGGTTGTAAACGATCTTTAAAAGGTTGATTACAGCCGCAACCTTATTAAACAAGTAGGAGATGTCTGAACTGTCAAGGTCTGTTAAGTTTTCAACATGTCTAGTGGGTACCACCATTAAATGCCCTGGGTTGTATGGGTATTTATTTAAAACCACCATAATTTTTTCATTTTTAAAAAGTATCTTAACGTCTGATCCCTCAGGATCTTTAACAGCCTTACAGAATATGCACTCAGAAATTTTATCCTTACCGAGAACATAATTTTTTTTACTAGGTACATATAATATGTCTTTGAATATTCTAGGTCACCTGTTTAACTCGTATACTCGAGTTTTTAATAGGGAGTTGCTGTAAAAAAATTAATATGTTTACCACTTAATAAAACTTATAATTTTGAAGGTTTATAATTCTACTTCAGTTTTTTCAAATAGATTTAAATGCTTTAACTTATAGTTTAAAAATTCGTAAATATAAAAAACAGATGTAAAATAGTTTTCAGCGAGAGTTAAAGTCACCTCGTTTTTTTCTAAAGAATATTTTATTTTATTCTCCCAAATTTGAACTAAATCTAATAGTGAAAGAGGGTAGCTGCATTTGCATGTAAAAAATTGTTTAAGATTTGAAGACTTAACGTATTTTAATAATTGTAGTAAAATTACCCGAGTCTTTTTTATCGCTTCAAACGGTTTATTAGAATTTATTAAATCGATTATTGTTTTAAACTCTTTAATTATCTGTGTATTGGCTGCGTGTTTAATCAGATTAGCCGTCTCTTCTTCTAAATCGATTCTCAGTTCACCTATTTTTTTAACAAACATTTTCAAACCCGTATTTTTAAAATAAAATATTGAGGTGGTAATGAAAATTAATAGCGCAATCATAAATAGTAAAATATAATGGTAAACCTCCGCTGATAAAATTTTAAGATAGTAAACCGGGATTAGAATACTAGAAGTAACAGCTACTAGAAATGATAGGCGAAGTAGTATGCTTCTCGCCTTGCGCCTTTCAAATTTAAATAATATATTCATACGTTCATTTACATTTAAAGCAGTGGATTAATTAATATTAAATATTTAAAGATTCTCTGAATTCATAAAACTTTAATAGGCTTATAACGCTTTTTAAAAGTTTTTTCTGAAAATATAAATCTTTTAAATGGTTATAGATTGAAAATAAGCTTTAAGATATCTTCAATAAATAATTTTTTAGTGAATAATTAATAAAAAAAATTATTTAACAACGGATAAAACGAGACATTTTAAAGATTAGCATATTAAATGAATTCATTGAGCCGAATTTTGAAAACTAAATTTAACCGATGCATTTTTAAATAGAACGCTTAAGCCCACTATAACCGAGCGCTATGTCTAAGATTAAGATAAAATTAATTATTTTAATGGTTCTAATTTTAATCACATCAGTAGCAAACACTATTGTAAAAGGAGTGGAAGAGCAGAGAAGTAACAGGATACTTATACTATATGATCAAACAACGCAAACCGCTGTAAAATGGTATAATTTTCTAGAAAGCTACGGTTATAATGTTTCAATTCAACCAATTCAAACAGTATTCGCAACCCCGCTTTATCTTAAAAATTTCAATCTTATAATACTTGATAACAGCACTAATAATTTAAACGGAGATCGCTGGAAAACAGAAGAGTACATGATAATAGCTGATCAAAATGTGCCTCTAATAGCAAATGGATACGCTGGTTGGCTGATTCTTAAACTCAGCGGATTAAACTCGATGAGAATATACGATAAAACATCCTATCTTAAAGTTAATTTAGAAGACTATAATTTAAGTATATTCCACATTCCATACGAACTTGAGTTCATCAATCAAAGCTCATTCCTGCTTTTCAAAATAAGTGACATCTACTATAATTCAACGTTTTTCCTTCCAAGCGATATAAATATGTTAAAAACTTATTTTTATAGGTATACCGACTGCGCGATTGGAAAATACGAAGGATACACTAATAACTTGAATATATTTTTCAGTTTCATGTACGATCCCTCATCGCTTTCAGAAAACGGAAGAAGATCATACATTAATCTAGTGGAACATGCTTTAGGCAAATCTGAGATAAGAGAAAAAACATTTATTAAAATAATCTCAGAGGATATTTTCTTC comes from the Candidatus Odinarchaeum yellowstonii genome and includes:
- a CDS encoding GTP-binding protein, which codes for MEGKYILKIIIVGDAAVGKTSLVRSFIQEKFKTEYLPTLGVDIYHKQLTINNKVVDLSIWDIAGQKGWELMHRNYFRGADGCIAVFDLTRIKTLENLKSWILKVREYSKPDIPCVVLGNKSDLKVAIEVTDSKIEKIMKEIGCTYYFETSAKTGEKVDEAFTSLVKSVINKLKPR
- a CDS encoding class I SAM-dependent methyltransferase gives rise to the protein MTEDWETQWSRTWSNVPLWWAILWRGYRKLLKEVDLDSPKIMELGCGSGRTSLALAKLFRGEVTLVDNSKAAISKAKQTFRNQNIKTKFIIGDLFSLRLKGGYDLVHSEGLIEHFKGERLDELIKLHCSLCNSKGYVIIFAPTPSKIYKTWRFLQERLGVWYYGDEKPMMEDELKNLCERNGLHVVKTVKTPFQVGVLCKPST
- a CDS encoding B12-binding domain-containing radical SAM protein, coding for MLIAPPLNFRRSFKELYEEYTCDGSLPPMGLMYLTAVLRNKGFQVKLFDLTAIPTTPESFRKLVEDYNPDIVGFSIIADAVNTSMILAGVVKKVNPNCLVIGGGISPTFLYHEILSNCPYFDIIVRGEGEYALLEIVELADKNMLWSNINNLKGVAYRANGVVKINEGVNIIKKLDELPIPDRSALTFNYTYQFGQLELSSKKFTTILTSRGCPFQCRFCACSAFTQSTYRARSPEKVLDEFEYIYSEGYRQVLITDDHFFLTPKRTISILKGLRERHIDMDIICESRVDFARSEVLKEAYKSGVKTIFYGMESGSQKILDYYQKKITVSQIYEAVEKTRNAGINMIVGSFMFGAPGETWEDMLLTVKLILSLDLDVPILNIVDVLPGTDLWFEAEKRGILPADAWRKTVNAARIFPETVPVERIKFLIDKTYSLFIKRGHYIGRQLVRTFSDDWRRGLVYRNLRRLGLSRIAKVFKEYTSSRRMYKYQFKNQV
- a CDS encoding HIT domain-containing protein — protein: MFCKAVKDPEGSDVKILFKNEKIMVVLNKYPYNPGHLMVVPTRHVENLTDLDSSDISYLFNKVAAVINLLKIVYNPPGFNIGLNIGENSGASIKHLHIHIVPRYRSESGFMEVTAGTRVLIETIEQTYNLLLPHVSILKD